One region of Gopherus evgoodei ecotype Sinaloan lineage chromosome 16, rGopEvg1_v1.p, whole genome shotgun sequence genomic DNA includes:
- the C8G gene encoding complement component C8 gamma chain, whose protein sequence is MAPAVPTLLLVLLLASLAPGQRQRRPPALESLFEKIKIQENFDLQQFSGKWFLVGVASKCDYLREYNHQLEATTMAVSASEGKSLAISTFRKLDGVCWEIKQQYRSTKAQGRFLLKSRGSNVDVVVGETDYSSYAILYYQKLRKISIKLFGRSVRVSDAIVGKFEQRITEMNMSEDFTYYFPTYGFCESADQFHLLDETKI, encoded by the exons ATGGCGCCTGCCgtacccaccctgctccttgtgCTCCTTCTTGCTTCACTTGCTCCTGGGCAGAGACAAAGGAGGCCCCCAGCCCTGGAGAGTCTCTTTGAGAAGATCAAGATACAGGAGAACTTTGACCTCCAGCAG TTCTCAGGGAAGTGGTTCCTGGTTGGTGTGGCCTCCAAATGTGACTACCTAAGAGAATATAATCACCAGTTGGAAGCAACAACCATGGCGGTGTCTGCCTCGGAAGGGAAGTCGCTGGCCATCAGTACCTTCCGGAAACT GGATGGAGTATGCTGGGAGATTAAGCAGCAGTACCGCTCCACCAAAGCCCAGGGGCGATTTCTCCTGAAAA GCCGTGGCAGCAACGTggatgtggtggtgggggagacaGATTACAGCAGCTACGCCATCCTGTACTACCAGAAGCTCCGGAAGATCTCCATCAAGCTCTTTG GACGCAGCGTCAGGGTCAGTGATGCCATCGTGGGTAAATTCGAGCAGCGCATCACAGAGATGAACATGAGCGAGGACTTCACCTACTACTTCCCCACGTATG GGTTCTGTGAGTCCGCAGATCAATTTCATCTGCTCGATG AAACGAAGATTTAG